In Romeriopsis navalis LEGE 11480, the following are encoded in one genomic region:
- the frr gene encoding ribosome recycling factor encodes MKFADVEGNMQKSVEATQRSFNTIRTGRASTSLLDKIVVEYYGAPTPLNQMANISTPDATTIQIQPYDATSMGAIEKAISLSDLGLSPNNDGSVIRLNIPPLTSDRRKELVKLASKYAEDGKVAVRNVRRDGIDLVKKQEKDKEISEDESRDLQDQIQKSTDKYIAKVEEILGAKEKDIMTV; translated from the coding sequence ATGAAGTTCGCTGATGTTGAAGGCAATATGCAGAAGTCGGTCGAGGCAACGCAACGATCGTTCAACACCATTCGGACCGGCCGTGCCAGTACCAGTCTTTTAGATAAGATTGTGGTTGAGTACTACGGAGCGCCGACACCCTTGAATCAAATGGCGAACATTAGTACGCCAGATGCGACGACGATTCAGATTCAGCCCTACGATGCGACTAGTATGGGGGCGATCGAAAAGGCAATTTCCCTTTCGGATTTGGGTTTGTCTCCGAATAATGATGGTTCGGTGATTCGCTTGAATATTCCACCGTTGACTAGCGATCGGCGTAAAGAGTTGGTCAAACTTGCTTCTAAATATGCTGAAGATGGCAAGGTTGCGGTGCGGAATGTTCGCCGGGACGGAATTGATCTGGTGAAGAAGCAGGAAAAAGATAAGGAGATTTCGGAAGATGAGTCCCGCGATTTGCAGGACCAAATTCAGAAGTCAACGGATAAATATATTGCCAAAGTCGAAGAGATTTTGGGAGCTAAAGAGAAGGACATTATGACGGTTTAG
- the pyrH gene encoding UMP kinase: protein MGLAYRRVLLKLSGEALMGDLAYGIDPTVVDGIADEIAEIVASGVQIAIVVGGGNIFRGVKGAASGMERATADYVGMIATVMNAITLQDALERKNVLSRVQTAIEMKEVAEPYIRRRAMRHLEKGRVVIFGAGSGNPFFTTDTTAALRAAEISADLLFKATKVDGIYDADPKTNPDAKRYESLTYSHVLQHDLKVMDSTAISLCKDNDIPIMVFDLSVKGNVKRAVMGESIGTIVGGSSYEVR, encoded by the coding sequence CGCCTACGGAATTGACCCCACCGTTGTCGACGGTATTGCCGATGAGATTGCCGAAATTGTTGCATCTGGGGTGCAAATTGCAATTGTTGTGGGTGGTGGCAATATTTTTCGCGGGGTGAAGGGTGCCGCTTCCGGTATGGAACGGGCGACTGCTGACTATGTCGGCATGATTGCCACGGTGATGAATGCGATCACCTTACAAGATGCCTTAGAACGCAAAAATGTTTTGAGTCGCGTGCAAACGGCGATCGAAATGAAAGAGGTTGCGGAACCTTACATCCGGCGGCGGGCCATGCGCCATTTAGAAAAGGGGCGAGTGGTGATTTTCGGGGCGGGTTCTGGTAATCCGTTTTTTACGACCGATACAACTGCGGCCTTGAGAGCGGCGGAAATCAGCGCTGACTTGTTATTTAAGGCGACGAAGGTGGATGGCATTTATGACGCGGATCCAAAGACGAATCCTGATGCTAAGCGTTACGAGAGTTTGACTTACAGCCACGTTCTACAGCACGATCTTAAAGTCATGGATAGCACGGCGATTTCGCTGTGTAAAGATAATGATATTCCGATCATGGTGTTTGATTTGTCAGTGAAAGGCAATGTCAAACGGGCTGTGATGGGTGAGTCAATTGGCACGATTGTTGGAGGATCATCCTATGAAGTTCGCTGA